One region of Clavibacter michiganensis subsp. tessellarius genomic DNA includes:
- a CDS encoding glycosyltransferase, translated as MRAAPRVVAVVVAWNRRDLVVETLGALAAQTVPLDAVVVIDNASTDGSGDVIRERFPDVALTRLPTNTGGAGGFTAGIERALTVHDAELVWLMDDDTVPDPTALAELLRARAAAPRGTVVLASAVRWTDGRPHPMNTPRTRPSASRASVARARRHGCTPVRTASFVSMLIEADAIRAHGLPMADYFLWNDDFEYSARLLRRGRGYLVHGSTVEHRTRTFGSTDVDPGARFVFEVRNKIWMLLRSRALSPAERVLYTGAALVGWTRTLARSADRPLLLRGLRDGIRQGVGGRPRPAHVVLDGLDGITEGVRRIDAAAGR; from the coding sequence GTGAGGGCCGCCCCGCGCGTCGTCGCGGTCGTGGTCGCCTGGAACCGGCGCGACCTCGTGGTGGAGACGCTCGGCGCGCTCGCCGCGCAGACGGTGCCGCTCGACGCGGTCGTCGTCATCGACAACGCCTCCACCGACGGCTCCGGCGACGTCATCCGGGAGCGGTTCCCGGACGTGGCGCTGACCCGGCTCCCCACCAACACCGGCGGCGCGGGCGGCTTCACGGCGGGCATCGAGCGCGCGCTCACCGTGCACGACGCCGAGCTGGTGTGGCTGATGGACGATGACACCGTGCCGGACCCCACCGCCCTCGCGGAGCTCCTGCGCGCACGCGCCGCCGCACCCCGCGGCACCGTCGTGCTCGCGTCGGCGGTGCGCTGGACCGACGGCCGCCCGCACCCCATGAACACCCCGCGCACGCGCCCCTCCGCCTCGCGCGCGAGCGTCGCGCGGGCCCGCCGGCACGGCTGCACGCCGGTCCGCACCGCCTCCTTCGTGTCGATGCTGATCGAGGCCGACGCCATCCGCGCGCACGGGCTGCCGATGGCCGACTACTTCCTCTGGAACGACGACTTCGAGTACTCGGCGCGCCTGCTCCGCCGGGGTCGCGGCTACCTCGTGCACGGCAGCACCGTCGAGCACCGCACGCGCACGTTCGGCTCGACGGACGTCGACCCGGGGGCGCGCTTCGTCTTCGAGGTCCGCAACAAGATCTGGATGCTGCTGCGGTCGCGCGCCCTCTCGCCGGCGGAGCGCGTGCTCTACACCGGCGCCGCCCTCGTGGGCTGGACGCGCACCCTCGCCCGCTCGGCCGACCGGCCGCTCCTCCTGCGCGGGCTCCGCGACGGGATCCGCCAGGGCGTCGGCGGTCGTCCACGTCCCGCGCACGTCGTGCTCGACGGGCTCGACGGCATCACCGAGGGCGTCCGCCGGATCGACGCCGCCGCCGGCCGCTGA
- a CDS encoding glycosyltransferase family 2 protein, with protein MTAEPLPASEPLVSFILPVYNEEDSVELFSRTLTEALEAADLGMRFEFVYVNDGSADGSLEHLHALAAADDRVQVIDFSRNFGHQIAVTAGIDHASGDAAVIMDTDLQDPPRVAVELIRRWREGFNVVYAQRRTRKDTFFKKATAGAFYRTLALVAEIDIPRDTGDFRLIDRKVIDAVKRFPERNRFLRGMVSYVGFRQTSVQFDRDERHAGVTGYPLRKMIKFAADGILGFSTFPLKLIQLVGLVVSALSALAVVYVLVSRAIDPSSVVPGWTFTVIAILFVGGVQIMMLSVLGSYLGRVYAEVQNRPLYLVASHVGRPAGTDAKAGVETASSELPYRRD; from the coding sequence GTGACCGCAGAGCCCCTCCCCGCATCCGAGCCGCTCGTGAGCTTCATCCTCCCCGTGTACAACGAGGAGGACAGCGTCGAGCTGTTCTCCCGCACGCTGACCGAGGCGCTGGAGGCGGCCGACCTCGGCATGCGGTTCGAGTTCGTGTACGTCAACGACGGGTCCGCGGACGGCTCCCTCGAGCACCTGCACGCCCTCGCGGCCGCGGACGACCGCGTGCAGGTCATCGACTTCTCGCGCAACTTCGGCCACCAGATCGCGGTCACGGCGGGCATCGACCACGCCTCGGGCGACGCGGCCGTCATCATGGACACCGACCTGCAGGACCCGCCCCGGGTCGCGGTGGAGCTCATCCGCCGGTGGCGGGAGGGCTTCAACGTCGTCTACGCCCAGCGCCGGACCCGCAAGGACACCTTCTTCAAGAAGGCGACGGCCGGCGCGTTCTACCGCACCCTGGCCCTCGTCGCCGAGATCGACATCCCCCGCGACACCGGGGACTTCCGGCTCATCGACCGCAAGGTCATCGACGCCGTCAAGCGCTTCCCGGAGCGCAACCGCTTCCTGCGCGGCATGGTCTCCTACGTCGGGTTCCGGCAGACGAGCGTGCAGTTCGACCGCGACGAGCGCCACGCGGGCGTCACCGGCTACCCGCTGCGGAAGATGATCAAGTTCGCCGCGGACGGGATCCTCGGCTTCTCGACCTTCCCGCTGAAGCTCATCCAGCTGGTCGGCCTCGTGGTCTCCGCCCTCAGCGCGCTCGCGGTCGTCTACGTCCTGGTGAGCCGCGCCATCGACCCGTCGAGCGTCGTCCCGGGGTGGACGTTCACGGTCATCGCCATCCTGTTCGTGGGCGGCGTGCAGATCATGATGCTCAGCGTCCTGGGCAGCTACCTCGGGCGGGTGTACGCGGAGGTGCAGAACCGGCCGCTGTACCTGGTCGCGTCGCACGTCGGCCGGCCGGCCGGCACGGACGCGAAGGCCGGCGTGGAGACGGCCTCGTCGGAGCTGCCCTACCGCCGCGACTGA